The Nymphaea colorata isolate Beijing-Zhang1983 unplaced genomic scaffold, ASM883128v2 scaffold0240, whole genome shotgun sequence genomic interval TGGTTTGTTCTTCTGaatttcttcttgctttctgGATTCTTGAACATCTTTTAATCcgtttattctctctctcagttTGTGATTCTTCCCTGCTGTGGTTAACTCTTCcagtttttcatttccttgGCAGTCCTGACCAACCTTTATCTgctcctccttttcttcctgCAGCTGAACCTCTTCTTGAGCAAcatcttttttgttcttgagcATTTCAACTCGCTTTATGGATTCTTCAGCAGTCTCTAAATCATTTGAACATTCATTATCTTGATGAATCTCCCCTCTTGCAgatattttttcctcttcatttctttcCCTCACCATATTATCAGGTGTCagcttctcctcctcttcttgcTGCTGGACTTTCTCTTTGTTCTCATGCACTTCATCTTGCTCTCTAGATTCTTGAGTTGTCACTGCTCCATGTGAACTTCCACCCTGTTCATGAGGCTCCCTAGTAGTAGCTCTTTGttcctctctttcatttcctttgctttcttcctgaaaaattttttgttccttaTTCTCGTCCTGCTGCTGGATCTCTGCTTCTTGAGCAGCCTTTTCGTTCTTCTTATGCACCACATCTTCCTTTTTGAATTCTTGAGAAGTCCTCAATCTATTTGAACATTCTTCCTCATGACTTTCCAGTGTGGAAGCAAACTTTTCCTCTATTTTTTCCTGCTGCCAAGTCTCTTCTTCTTGAGCAGCCTTTTCAGTCTTCTTATGCACCTCATCTTCCTTTTTGAATTCTTGAGCAATCTTCAATCCATTTGAACGTTCCTCCTCATGAGTTTCTAGTGTGGAAGCAAACTTTTCCTCTGTTTTTTCCTGCTGCCAAGTCTCTTCCAGTCCCATCGGTTCTTGAGCAGCCATTTGTTTGATCAGATTCATCTTCTCTTGATTCATGGACTCTTGAGCAGTCTCCAGTGTATCTGAGCATGCTCCCTGTTGATGAATCTCTCCTGTTGCAGTTACTTTTCCATCAACTTCATTTCCCACCCAGTATTTTTTATCAGTTTCTATCTTCTCGCTTTCCATATGCTGCTGAGTTGTTTGAACAGCCTTCATAGTCATACCTGTATCGTGTTCACCCATAATTTGTTTCTTCATACCATCCTCCCTTCCATGAGAACAATGATCAGATTCtactttcttctcattttgCTTCCTTTCACAAATCTCAACAGCTGCATTCTCCATCTTCTCACTTACCCTACATATGTGAACCTCCTCCTCTTGAGTTGTTTGAATAGCCTTCATACCTGTATTGTGTTCTGTCATAATTTGTTTCTTCATACCATCCTCCCTTCCATGAGAACTATGATCAGATTCtactttcttctcattttgCTTCCTTTCACAAATCTCAACAGCTGCATTCTCCATCTTCTCACTTACCCTACATATGTGAACCTCCTCCTCTTGAGTTGTTTGAACAGCCTTCATACCCGTATCGTGTTCAGTCATAATTCGTTTCTTCATACCATCCTCCCTTCCATGAGAACGATGATCAGATTCTACCTTCTTGTCATTTTGCTCCTTTTCACAAATCACAACAGCTGCATTCCCCATGTTCTCCCTTACCCTGCATGTGTGAACCTCCTCCACTTGGTGTTCTCTTCTGTTCGTTTTCTGATCACGGGAATCTGAAACCACACTTGTTCCCTTCCTTGCTTTTTCCTCAGTGCATTTCTGGACAAGGACAAAACTCCTTTCTGTTTTTTGAAGTTCAAAACGCTCCAAGGAGGTTCCACTATTTCCTTGTGCCTGTGTTGCTCAAGACAATGAGTCCCTTCGTTAATTTTGTTCTTATCAGACTCCTTGACAACTTCTGATCCATTCTCCAGACTCTTCTTGGCGCATTCCTCATCCAGGTCAAGACAACTTTGCTTCTCTGGATAGTGAGAATCTTTCTTCGGAGGTCTCCTCTCCTTATGTTCTTCTTGGCAACATTCTTTATACTCACAGTCTGATACTTCAAGAGTCATCTCTAAAGTGCACTCAAAGAATTCTTGAGCACTGTCACATTCTTCTTGCACCTTGTTCCTTTTCTCCTCTCTGtcagtttcttctttctccatgttcttttttcctttttgtctgtgaactttttattgttttttagactattttttcttctttccctgAACTCCTTTGCTAGCTTTAGCTTGGCCTTTGCTTCCTCCATCACTTCCTTCATTGCAGCTGCAGAGGCAGCAGCAGCTGAATTCATGTCAACCTCAACATCTAGGAAACGAGGTGAACTCTGTTTTGAGGCCTCTTCTGCTGAGAAAGTTCCTGAAGCAGCCATGGCATGACGTTGTCGACTGCTGTTCCTCCCATTAAGCAAATCACTGTTCTCATAAAAACTGGTGCTTGTACCCAGCCTTTTTTCAGAAATACCTCGCTTATTTGAATCATGCTTGATGCCTAACATGGGAGGTGGTCTTGAAGGAGGTGGCAGTTCCGTAGGCTGAGTCTGAAGGCTAATCTCAGTAACAGACAAAAATACATCCTTTGACTCGTACTTATCAACACCATAGTCATGGTACGAAGGATATACATGTGAATTAACGAAAGGGCCATCTTCCAACTGACAGGGCTTCAACGTGGCATCTAAGTCGTCTTTCTTGAGCTCATGTCTGAACATTTTAGGTAGGGAATTATCTTTAGAGTCACTTAACAAGGTTCTCTTTGGCGACTTCAAATCGGCTATATTGTCAAGCTTTATTTCTGCTACCTTTTCAGTGACAATAGATGCACTGCTTGCATTAATGCTACCTTTTGTGTTACGAGTCTCCACAGAGGAAAGTCAGGATCAACCACAATTGTGCTCTTTGAAGCAGCATCGAGTTCTGAAACAAGCATTTCCCTTTGGGCATTCTCTTTGCTTTTGTGATTTATTATTTGAGGTGACATATCCAACTGCATTTGGTTACCACACAATTGCTGATTTGCAGATTTTGAAGCAACTGAGATGTTCTCTGAAACAGAGGTAGAGATTCCATCTGAATTGTCCATGCGAATACTGGAAATTTTGGTAGGAACCTTCTCTAAGGCTTCTTTTCTCCATCAACTCTGTTAAAAGAAAATCTCAGATCACTTTGTTGATGTCTTCTTCAACAAAGCAGAACATACAGATAGGCCAACATAACAATGAGCATGGCATTAACCACATGAATAAAGGAGACACTGAGAAAGAAGGCATAGTGGCATCAGTTTGAAGTTTGTATACACAATATAATGTTAATGTTCCATATCTTACTATAGAAAGTGCAAGAGCATAAATCCATGCACAtaaggtgaaaagaaaaaataagtcaCTTTTTTCTGCGCTAGACAAATACCGTTGGGATCAGGTCATAATCGGTTCTCCAAATGAATGCATGTCTACTTGTCTAGTAATGCTAACATTAGGTTGTTCATCAACTCTCCAGCTAGGGCATCTTGAAAATGGTGCTGGTACAACATGCTCAAGTCCATGAAGAGGATGCACCAAATCCATCATGTTTGGCACTGATGGCTCAAAAGGAAACGTAGATTCTTGTTATATACATTCATTTAGTCCATatattagtcacccaaatgcATGTCATGTCCTCTCAGTAATACCTGAGCTTCATTTCTGACCTTTCTTCTTGCTCTTGGGATTGGCCAACTTTTGCTTCTACATGTACATTCAGAATTTACaatttattgaatgtacttagtCTTACAGCTTTGAGAACTACCATCGACCAAATAGAGATGAGAGGCATCAACTAATGACAATCTATTAAAGTTTCCTACCCAGACCCAAAAGACATGATACTACAGCTCGCATATTTATACTTTTCATAGTTACAGAAATCTTGCAAAGAGCTCACAAGTTGAATTAGGAAGTGAATTTCTTTTATGCTTTTAAAGCTTCAGGAAGAGTTAGATTCACCAATATAAGCCGAACGTTCATAACATTaggatcattttcatgtcataACTTAAAAGAACTGCTATTCATTTTCCATTtgttcgattttttttttttggttcaaaaCACTAAAGTACATACTCGTTCAGTAGAATCCACCTTTCCGTTCTTATTCTTTCCACATACGCTTCGGTCATATTTGACATTGATCAGGCTTTCCAATTCACTTCTTACCCTAGTATTTCATCGCTAACCTACGGAGTTGACCATTCctccttttctgttttatatgtatttttcaGCCGGGAGATCCTTGTACCCGTTTCAAAAATAACtaagagaagaacaagaatgaCGGAGTTGATGAACATAATCcttgatacgacatcctttCCTCGCTCTTTCTAGACAAAGACGACCAATATCCATGTTCGTTGCCAAAACCAAGCAGAGCTTCTCCTTTTACTTGAAAGACGTGCAGCGTTCCGGCTCTGCATCCCTTCTACGAGTAGATTGCGAACAAAATCGACACAGCAGAACGCAGAAACAGAGAACCCAAAGTcaagtgagaaaaagaaaaacaagagctCAAGTATTAGTCACCATGACAGTAGTAGAGTGATGATGGAAGTGGCAGAAGCCACAAAAATAGGAGTAGCTGTAGAAGCTGCAACAGTTGCAGTAGTAATAgtagtagcagcagcagcagtaacAATAGTGGTGGTAGCACTAATGTAATAGCAGTGAAAGACAAGGAACGATTTCTAGTTCCAGAAAGAATCAACTAAGGACGAAAAGAATGAAGCAGAAAAGGAAACACTCACACATAGCGGGCTTTCTTAGCAGAATCACCCCTAAAACCCTTCATTTCAGCAGTGGCCTGAGATCGTCCGAGCAGCTCGTCGAGCGAGACAGTGAAATCACAAGCGAACCCGCCAAAGATGTCCGCATAGGAGTCGCCGGAGACTAGCGCGACCTCGCCGTCGTAGTCGCTGGCGAGCTCGAGGAACGGCACAGGAGGCGTCTTCTGAGCAGGGGAAGGACCACGGAATATCTCGGCGTAGTCGTCGACGCAGGGGGAAACGAGGGGACAGTGTATTTCGGGGGACCGCCGAATACGTCGTCGTAAACGGTCCGAGTAGGAGGGAAGCCATTGCCATTGGCGGCCTTCTTTCCGCTGTGTGCACGGAAGCCATGGCGGCCTCTCAGGACTGATGGCCTCACCTCCTCCATGGCGGAAACCTCCCCACAAGCCGGAAGAGAGACAGAGGGGATTCAGAACAAAGAGGAGGGAGGAAGGGCGCGGGGAAGAAGACGGTGACGGTGGTGCTGAAGATGGTACTATTATTtttgttccaatttttttttttttttgtcctcctCTTCTGCTTTTATACCTTGAAAGTTGTACTCCAA includes:
- the LOC116268366 gene encoding LOW QUALITY PROTEIN: auxilin-like protein 1 (The sequence of the model RefSeq protein was modified relative to this genomic sequence to represent the inferred CDS: inserted 1 base in 1 codon; deleted 2 bases in 1 codon), with the translated sequence MEEVRPSVLRGRHGFRAHSGKKAANGNGFPPTRTVYDDVFGGPPKYTVXLVSPCVDDYAEIFRGPSPAQKTPPVPFLELASDYDGEVALVSGDSYADIFGGFACDFTVSLDELLGRSQATAEMKGFRGDSAKKARYVVDGEKNSVETRNTKGSINASSASIVTEKVAEIKLDNIADLKSPKRTLLSDSKDNSLPKMFRHELKKDDLDATLKPCQLEDGPFVNSHVYPSYHDYGVDKYESKDVFLSVTEISLQTQPTELPPPSRPPPMLGIKHDSNKRGISEKRLGTSTSFYENSDLLNGRNSSRQRHAMAASGTFSAEEASKQSSPRFLDVEVDMNSAAAASAAAMKEVMEEAKAKLKLAKEFRERRKNSLKNNKKFTDKKAQGNSGTSLERFELQKTERSFVLVQKCTEEKARKGTSVVSDSRDQKTNRREHQVEEVHTCRVRENMGNAAVVICEKEQNDKKVESDHRSHGREDGMKKRIMTEHDTGMKAVQTTQEEEVHICRVSEKMENAAVEICERKQNEKKVESDHSSHGREDGMKKQIMTEHNTGMKAIQTTQEEEVHICRVSEKMENAAVEICERKQNEKKVESDHCSHGREDGMKKQIMGEHDTGMTMKAVQTTQQHMESEKIETDKKYWVGNEVDGKVTATGEIHQQGACSDTLETAQESMNQEKMNLIKQMAAQEPMGLEETWQQEKTEEKFASTLETHEEERSNGLKIAQEFKKEDEVHKKTEKAAQEEETWQQEKIEEKFASTLESHEEECSNRLRTSQEFKKEDVVHKKNEKAAQEAEIQQQDENKEQKIFQEESKGNEREEQRATTREPHEQGGSSHGAVTTQESREQDEVHENKEKVQQQEEEEKLTPDNMVRERNEEEKISARGEIHQDNECSNDLETAEESIKRVEMLKNKKDVAQEEVQLQEEKEEQIKVGQDCQGNEKLEELTTAGKNHKLRERINGLKDVQESRKQEEIQKNKPRATQEAVFQEENISVKANEAADKHKQNEKAFHILVDGDDLDATTKRQNTAQTTPVQEIKEKKVEAAQHVNKLEEKDKILKMSHKINEIQGVEQKMRKFNEIHEKGEKEKSQLEKERLKRDREQEMERLMKLEEEKEREREREKDRIAVERATHEARDKPVADAWDKAEKAAVERATVEAREKAPPEPKVVDRTSAEGKFRTERSAVDKATAEARERAAERAIVEKVAAEARERMERAVAERFAAALRDKQKKDNDREDASLRMNGARSTTAEVQNTRDASSSETEKRRKAKFDRYRRTTERAAKALADKKARDILAQREQAERNRLAESLDGDVKRWSTGKEGNLRALLSTLQYILGPENGWQPVPLTEIITSAAVKKAYRKATLCVHPDKVQQRGATVQQKYICEKVFDLLKEAWNKFNSEER